The Thermotoga neapolitana DSM 4359 sequence CAGATGGAGATAGGAACGTCCGATCAGATCTTCTACTCTCCGCGTCATCCGTACACGAAGATGCTCTTGAGAAGTATCCCGAGAGTTGACAAGAGGCTGGAAAAACTCGAGTCTATACCCGGTCAACCTCCCAGAATGGTGGACATACCGCCTGTGTGTCCCTTCTTGCCTCGATGTCCAAGGAGGGTCGACAGGTGCCTGGCCGAGCTGCCAGAACTCATTGAGATAGAGGAAAATCACTTCGTGAGGTGTTTCAATCCCGTCGAGGAGGAAGTGAGCGTTGAAGGAAATACTTGAGTTCCAAAGAAAAGAGATCACAGAGTATCACGTTTACAGAAAGCTGGCAAAAAAGGTCTCTGGAAAGAACGCAGAGATCCTTCTCTCCATAGCCGAAGATGAAAAAAGACACTACGAGATGTTCAGAAAGATCACAGGGAAAGAGACAAAGCCATCGATGCTTCTGGTCTTCTGGTACATACTACTTGCCACTCTGTTTGGTCTCACCTTTGCCCTGAAACTCATGGAGAGGAACGAGAAAAAGGCCGAAAAAGCCTACGAGAAGATAGACATTCCCGAAGTGGTCAGGATCATGAAAGACGAAGAAAGACACGAAGAAGAAATCCTGAACATGCTCGACGAGGAGCGCTTGAACTACGTCAGTTCCATGGTTCTTGGCCTCAACGATGCCCTGGTTGAGTTGACAGGAGCACTCGCGGGGCTCACCTTTGCCTTTCAGAACACCAAGATAGTGGGACTTTCTGGCCTGATAACGGGCATAGCAGCCGCCTTTTCCATGGCCGCCTCTGAGTATCTCTCCCAGAGAGCAGAAGAACAAACCGAAAAAACCAGTCCTCTGAAGGCTGCACTGTACACGGGTATTGCCTACATTGTCACCGTAGCGATACTGGTGGCTCCTTTTCTCATTCTGGAGAACCCCTTTGTGGCTCTGGTTTTCACACTGATCGGTGCCACTCTTGTTGTCCTTTTTTTCACTTTCTTTGTCTCCGTAGTCAAGGAAAAGAGGTTCGGCAGTTACTTTCTGGAGATGTTCCTTCTCAGTTTTGGTGTTGCCGCTTTCTCTTTCCTGGTTGGGGTGATTGCCCGAAGGATCTTTGGAATCGAAATATGAGGAGTGTTAGGCAATGATATGGAACGACATCATTTTCTGCGTCGTGGACACGGAGACCACCGGAACAGATCCTTTTGGTGGAGACCGGATCATCGAAATAGCCGCTGTTCCTGTGTTCAAAGGAAAGATCTTTTCGAACAGGGCGTTTCACTCTCTGGTGAATCCCCACGTTAGAATACCCGCCCTGATACAGAAAGTACACGGAATCAGCAACGAAGAAGTGGAAGAGGCCCCCGATATGGGAACGGTTTATGAACGCTTCAGGGACTATGTGAAAGGGACCGTTCTTGTCTTCCACAACGCCAACTTCGATCTCACGTTTCTAGATATGATGGCAAAAGAAACCAGAAACTTTCCACTGACGAACGCCTACATAGACACACTGGACATCTCCCAGGAGGTCTTCGGAAGACCGCATTCACTGAAATGGCTCTGCGAAAAACTGGGAATAAGAGATAAGATAGAACACCGGGCGCTCTCCGATGCCCTGGTGACGGCAAAGGTTTTCGTTCGGCTCGTGAAACTGCTTGGCGAACACAAGGTGGACGATTTCATACGAAAGAAATGGGGGTAAGACCATGGTGAAAAACTACGTCCTCGACACGAACGTTCTGATCCACGATCCGGATTCCATATTCTCCTTTGAAGACAACAACGTCATCGTTCCTCTTCCGGTCCTGGAAGAACTGGACAAACTGAAGAGAGAACACGGCAGCGTGGGTAAGAACGCCCGTGAGGTGATAAGACGTCTGGATGAACTCAGAAGGAAGGGAAACCTCAGAAAGGGTGTTCCTCTGGAGAACGGAGGAGTGTTGCGTGTCCATGTGCTGGAAAGGGAAGTGGAGGGAGCGCCCCGCTTTCTCCATGAAAGATACATGGACAACATCATTCTCTCGTACGTGCTGGACCTCATCAACAGGGAGAAAATTCCCACCATTCTCGTCAGCAAAGACATAAACCTCCGTGTGAAAGCGGACTCCCTTGGCATACCCGCTCAGGACTATCTCACTGACAGATCGGAACTGGAAACCATGCCGAAAGGCTACATGGAGTTTCACGATGAAGACCTCAAAAGAGCGCTGAAAACCAAAGAAGTGGTCGAAAAAAATCTGGATCTTCTCGACAACTTCTACATCGATCTGGGGGAACTTTACGG is a genomic window containing:
- a CDS encoding VIT1/CCC1 transporter family protein, whose amino-acid sequence is MKEILEFQRKEITEYHVYRKLAKKVSGKNAEILLSIAEDEKRHYEMFRKITGKETKPSMLLVFWYILLATLFGLTFALKLMERNEKKAEKAYEKIDIPEVVRIMKDEERHEEEILNMLDEERLNYVSSMVLGLNDALVELTGALAGLTFAFQNTKIVGLSGLITGIAAAFSMAASEYLSQRAEEQTEKTSPLKAALYTGIAYIVTVAILVAPFLILENPFVALVFTLIGATLVVLFFTFFVSVVKEKRFGSYFLEMFLLSFGVAAFSFLVGVIARRIFGIEI
- a CDS encoding 3'-5' exonuclease translates to MIWNDIIFCVVDTETTGTDPFGGDRIIEIAAVPVFKGKIFSNRAFHSLVNPHVRIPALIQKVHGISNEEVEEAPDMGTVYERFRDYVKGTVLVFHNANFDLTFLDMMAKETRNFPLTNAYIDTLDISQEVFGRPHSLKWLCEKLGIRDKIEHRALSDALVTAKVFVRLVKLLGEHKVDDFIRKKWG